Below is a genomic region from Parageobacillus toebii NBRC 107807.
GCTGGCCCTTATGATGGATTTCGTGGTCCATCGCCATTTGCAAAAATTGCGCTGTTGGGATTTTTGCGCCAAATACGTTTGTGAGATCTAAAACGCGCTCGAAATCTTCATCGGTAAGGGATTCGAGCAATTGCTTCGTTTTTTCTGTATATGTTTCAGCAAGCTTTTGCAAATTGGTCTCCGTTTCTTCGATTTTTTCTGTAAATAGCGTTGGATCCCCATGCTTCGCAGTGTTGGCGAATTTATAAAAGCTAAAAAGAATATGAGTGGCTAAGTCTTTTGCCGACATTGATGTTGGTGTCGGTTTGTAGTCATAATGCTTTTCTTCGATTTTGTTAATTAACTCTACCGTGACATTGCGATGGGATAAAAAGTGTTGCACGAATTGCTGTGCGCGGCTCATGTGTATTCCTCCCTTTAGGTTTGTTTCCCTTTCGATTATATCAAAGAAGGACAGGATATAGTTAGTAAGGCAGCTTGACAATAAAGGTTGTTCCCTGCCCTGGAGTGCTTTCTACATCGATCGTACCATCGTGGGCTAATACGAATTCTTTCGCAATCGCAAGCCCCAGTCGCCCTG
It encodes:
- a CDS encoding DinB family protein, which produces MSRAQQFVQHFLSHRNVTVELINKIEEKHYDYKPTPTSMSAKDLATHILFSFYKFANTAKHGDPTLFTEKIEETETNLQKLAETYTEKTKQLLESLTDEDFERVLDLTNVFGAKIPTAQFLQMAMDHEIHHKGQLFVYVREMGHTDLPLFVKRG